The following coding sequences lie in one Actinomycetota bacterium genomic window:
- a CDS encoding NAD(P)H-hydrate epimerase, which translates to MTADEMREADRVAVEDFDLLLIQMMENAGAHLAELVVRRFRPESVAVLCGVGGNGAGGLVAARHLANRGVIVHVTLAEDASRLGEVPGHQLTILERMEVPVASQPVTADLIVDALIGYSLRGDPRHRTADLIRWANEPETPVCALDVPSGLDATTGDVREPCIRATATLTLALPKTGLATASDVVGELYLADISIPSAVYAALGMKVRLIFGASAIVRLT; encoded by the coding sequence GTGACCGCCGACGAGATGCGCGAGGCCGACCGCGTCGCCGTCGAGGATTTCGACCTCCTTTTGATCCAGATGATGGAGAACGCGGGCGCGCACCTTGCGGAGCTCGTCGTCCGACGGTTCCGACCGGAGAGCGTCGCGGTGCTGTGCGGGGTAGGCGGCAACGGTGCCGGCGGGCTCGTGGCGGCGCGACACCTCGCCAATCGCGGCGTCATCGTTCACGTGACGCTCGCCGAGGATGCGAGCAGGCTCGGTGAGGTTCCGGGACATCAGCTGACGATCCTGGAACGGATGGAGGTCCCAGTTGCTTCGCAGCCCGTAACGGCTGACCTCATCGTCGACGCGTTGATCGGTTACTCGCTTCGCGGAGATCCACGACATAGGACGGCGGATCTGATCCGGTGGGCGAACGAACCTGAAACGCCGGTGTGCGCGCTGGACGTGCCGAGCGGTCTCGACGCGACGACCGGCGACGTCCGCGAGCCATGCATCCGGGCAACGGCAACGCTCACGCTGGCGCTGCCGAAGACGGGGCTCGCCACGGCTTCCGATGTGGTCGGTGAGCTTTATCTCGCCGACATCTCGATCCCGTCCGCTGTGTACGCGGCGCTCGGGATGAAGGTCCGCCTGATATTCGGTGCGAGTGCCATCGTGCGGCTCACGTGA
- the ilvD gene encoding dihydroxy-acid dehydratase: MGPAERPRSREVTDGPERAPARAMLRAVGFSEDDFGKPQVGVASSWNEVTPCNYHLDKLAALAKEGVRQGNAVPLEFTTIAVSDGIAMGHEGMKASLVSRDVIADSVELVMHAERMDALVGIAGCDKSEPGMLMAMARLNLPSVYLYGGTILPGTYHGRDITIQDVFEAVGAHSKGTMTDEELLGVERAACPTTGSCAGMYTANTMAAAAEALGMSLPGAASPPAVDYRREVFARESGIAVTNLLEARIRPRDILTKEAFENAIAVVMALAGSTNAVLHLIAIAHEAGVELGLDDFERISRVVPHLVDVRPAGKFVMSDLDRVGGVQVVTKELLDAGLLNGDCLTVTGATLAENLAAMDVRAPDGTVVHPPSDAIHRDGGIAVLYGSLAPEGSVMKIAGAASLEFRGRARAFDSEQGAFDAVTSGAIVPGDVMVIRYEGPKGSPGMPEMLAVTAAVAGAGLGAEVALITDGRFSGASKGYSVGHISPEAFVGGPIALVRDGDEIVIDAANRTLDLVVDAAELERRRAGWKAPNPRYTSGALAKYARLVGSASRGAVTW, encoded by the coding sequence ATGGGTCCGGCTGAACGCCCCCGTAGCCGCGAGGTCACCGACGGTCCTGAGCGCGCGCCCGCGCGCGCGATGCTGCGCGCCGTCGGTTTCTCCGAGGACGACTTCGGCAAGCCGCAGGTCGGTGTGGCGTCGAGTTGGAACGAGGTGACGCCCTGCAATTATCACCTCGACAAGCTTGCGGCGCTGGCGAAGGAAGGCGTTCGGCAGGGGAACGCCGTACCGCTCGAGTTCACGACGATCGCGGTGTCCGACGGCATCGCGATGGGGCACGAGGGGATGAAGGCCTCGCTCGTCAGCCGTGACGTGATCGCCGATTCGGTCGAGCTCGTGATGCACGCCGAACGGATGGACGCGCTCGTCGGCATCGCCGGGTGCGACAAGTCCGAGCCCGGCATGTTGATGGCGATGGCGCGGCTCAACCTTCCGTCGGTCTATCTGTACGGCGGGACGATCCTTCCCGGCACCTACCACGGACGCGACATCACGATCCAGGACGTGTTCGAGGCGGTCGGCGCGCACTCGAAGGGCACGATGACCGACGAGGAGCTCCTCGGCGTGGAGCGTGCGGCCTGCCCGACAACGGGATCGTGCGCCGGCATGTACACGGCGAACACGATGGCGGCCGCCGCAGAAGCGCTCGGGATGTCGCTTCCCGGGGCTGCGTCTCCTCCGGCGGTCGACTACCGGCGCGAGGTGTTCGCGCGGGAATCGGGCATCGCGGTGACCAATCTGCTCGAGGCGAGGATCCGACCCCGCGACATCCTGACCAAGGAAGCGTTCGAGAACGCCATCGCGGTGGTGATGGCGTTGGCCGGCTCGACGAATGCTGTCCTGCACCTGATCGCGATCGCGCACGAGGCGGGCGTCGAGCTGGGACTGGACGACTTCGAGCGGATCTCACGCGTGGTCCCACACCTTGTCGACGTTCGGCCGGCGGGGAAGTTCGTCATGAGCGACCTCGACCGCGTCGGCGGCGTGCAGGTTGTGACGAAGGAGCTGTTGGACGCCGGCTTGCTGAACGGTGACTGCCTCACCGTCACGGGCGCGACCCTCGCCGAGAACCTCGCGGCGATGGACGTGCGTGCCCCGGACGGCACCGTCGTACACCCCCCGTCGGACGCGATCCATCGCGATGGCGGGATCGCGGTCCTGTACGGCTCGCTCGCACCGGAGGGTTCGGTCATGAAGATCGCCGGCGCGGCGTCGCTCGAGTTCCGCGGGCGGGCCCGCGCGTTCGACTCCGAGCAGGGCGCGTTCGACGCCGTGACGAGCGGGGCGATCGTTCCCGGCGACGTGATGGTGATCCGATACGAAGGCCCGAAGGGATCGCCCGGCATGCCGGAGATGCTCGCGGTGACCGCCGCCGTCGCCGGGGCGGGGCTCGGCGCGGAGGTCGCTCTGATCACCGACGGCAGGTTCAGCGGCGCATCGAAGGGATACAGCGTTGGCCACATCTCGCCGGAGGCGTTCGTCGGCGGTCCGATCGCGCTCGTGCGCGACGGTGACGAGATCGTGATCGATGCGGCGAACCGAACGCTCGACCTCGTCGTCGACGCCGCCGAGCTCGAACGCAGGCGGGCAGGATGGAAGGCTCCCAATCCGCGCTACACGTCGGGTGCGCTCGCGAAGTACGCGCGACTCGTCGGCTCCGCTTCACGCGGCGCGGTGACCTGGTAG
- a CDS encoding spondin domain-containing protein: protein MRSIRQTFRVVIPALLLVGALATPSAGAPVDLRTYRVTVTNLTAGQPLTPVLFATHNASADVFTIGAPASFGVKEIAENGNLAPLAESLEAAGRVSEVFVGGMPIVPEGLPGSALFPDSVTFEISGELGAHRLSWVSMLICTNDGFTGLDSLKLPAHIGDQVTAATVGYDAGTENNTEDFADIVPPCQALVGVSSGEPGTGTSNPALAEGGVIHHHDGIAGGSDLLPEVHGWDVNAPVAEVIVERIA, encoded by the coding sequence ATGCGCAGTATCCGCCAGACGTTCCGAGTCGTGATCCCTGCACTTCTTCTAGTCGGTGCCCTGGCGACACCGTCGGCTGGAGCGCCGGTCGATCTCCGCACCTATCGGGTCACGGTCACAAACCTTACTGCCGGGCAGCCGCTTACCCCTGTCCTGTTCGCGACCCACAACGCGAGCGCCGATGTCTTCACCATCGGCGCGCCCGCGAGCTTCGGCGTCAAGGAGATCGCGGAGAACGGGAACCTCGCGCCCCTCGCCGAGTCGCTCGAGGCCGCGGGTCGCGTGTCGGAGGTCTTCGTGGGCGGCATGCCGATCGTTCCTGAGGGACTTCCCGGATCGGCCCTGTTCCCCGACTCGGTCACCTTCGAGATCTCCGGCGAGCTCGGTGCCCATCGACTTTCGTGGGTGTCGATGTTGATCTGCACCAACGACGGGTTCACGGGCCTGGATTCCCTCAAGCTCCCCGCGCACATCGGCGACCAGGTCACCGCGGCGACCGTCGGCTATGACGCCGGGACCGAGAACAACACCGAAGACTTCGCCGACATCGTGCCTCCGTGTCAGGCCCTGGTCGGAGTGAGCTCCGGCGAGCCCGGCACCGGCACCAGCAACCCCGCGCTCGCCGAAGGCGGCGTGATCCATCACCACGACGGGATCGCCGGCGGATCCGACCTCCTGCCCGAGGTGCATGGCTGGGACGTGAACGCGCCGGTCGCCGAGGTGATCGTCGAGCGGATCGCCTGA
- a CDS encoding FAD-dependent oxidoreductase has translation MEEALSHPEFVGPDTPPLRGDTKADVVILGGGYTGMWTAYFLKERQPDVDVVLLEADICGGGPSGRNGGFCDGWWSHIEDVAGTYGDADAMELLMAGGRSPTEIGQWCDRHGVDAWFRYAGCLGVATNPNHERGWGELLDVARRLGVDHEFEVLSPDDMQKRCASPTFRSAVFMPDAGTVQPARLARGLRRVLIEQGVRIFEGTPVTRFRTGRPAVAETPRGTVTAGEAVVALGAWATWWREFKPRLTVRGSYIVVTAPAPERIEGLGWTGGESIYDERSSLHYLRTTADGRIAFGMGGLQPNLARRIDDRYDYVERYARRVAHDLVRMFPNFADVPIEAAWGGPINVSGLTMPFYGTMRSGNVHYGLGYTGNGVGPSYLGGKILAALALHANDGFTRLAVVTRKPKRFPPEMVRSPGMFAVNAAIRRKDDLEDAGRRAGALTRFVATLPRRLGYKLGPR, from the coding sequence ATGGAGGAGGCCCTCTCGCACCCCGAGTTCGTCGGGCCCGATACGCCGCCACTCCGTGGCGACACCAAGGCAGACGTCGTCATCCTCGGCGGCGGGTACACGGGAATGTGGACCGCGTACTTCCTGAAGGAACGACAGCCCGACGTCGACGTCGTCCTCCTCGAGGCCGACATCTGCGGCGGCGGGCCGAGTGGCCGCAACGGCGGGTTCTGCGACGGCTGGTGGAGCCACATCGAGGACGTCGCCGGGACCTACGGCGACGCCGATGCCATGGAGCTGCTGATGGCGGGTGGACGCTCCCCCACGGAGATCGGGCAGTGGTGCGATCGCCACGGCGTCGACGCGTGGTTCCGGTACGCCGGGTGCCTCGGCGTGGCGACGAACCCGAACCACGAACGCGGATGGGGCGAGCTCCTCGACGTCGCGCGGCGGCTGGGGGTCGACCACGAGTTCGAGGTGCTATCGCCAGACGACATGCAGAAGCGTTGCGCGTCGCCGACGTTCCGCTCGGCCGTGTTCATGCCCGACGCGGGCACCGTTCAACCGGCGCGACTGGCGCGAGGACTCCGCCGGGTCCTGATCGAACAGGGAGTTCGGATCTTCGAGGGAACGCCGGTGACGCGATTCCGGACAGGTAGGCCGGCGGTGGCCGAGACCCCGAGGGGAACCGTGACGGCCGGGGAGGCGGTAGTCGCGCTCGGCGCGTGGGCCACCTGGTGGAGGGAGTTCAAGCCGCGACTCACCGTTCGCGGGTCGTACATCGTCGTAACGGCTCCCGCCCCGGAACGGATCGAGGGGCTCGGCTGGACCGGCGGTGAGTCGATCTACGACGAGCGCTCGTCGCTCCACTACCTGCGAACGACGGCCGACGGGCGGATCGCCTTCGGCATGGGAGGGCTGCAGCCGAACCTCGCGCGGCGCATCGACGATCGTTACGACTACGTCGAGCGGTACGCGCGTCGGGTCGCGCACGATCTCGTTCGGATGTTTCCGAACTTCGCCGATGTGCCGATCGAGGCGGCATGGGGTGGCCCGATCAACGTCTCCGGATTGACGATGCCGTTCTACGGCACGATGCGTTCGGGCAACGTGCACTACGGGCTCGGCTACACCGGCAACGGCGTTGGCCCGTCGTACCTCGGCGGAAAGATCCTCGCGGCGCTGGCGCTGCACGCGAACGACGGGTTCACCCGGCTGGCCGTCGTAACCAGGAAACCGAAGCGCTTCCCGCCGGAGATGGTCCGCTCGCCCGGCATGTTCGCCGTCAACGCGGCGATCCGCCGCAAGGACGACCTCGAGGACGCGGGGCGTCGCGCAGGAGCGCTCACGCGATTCGTCGCGACGCTCCCGCGCCGCCTGGGCTACAAGCTCGGGCCGCGATAA
- a CDS encoding DoxX family protein, with product MSDAAGIIQLVGRILFAAYFIYSGAGFHVRMSKMAEDYSRSTGFPVAGIAGWPTGIWLVAGALSVALGVWPDIGALMIAAFAIVAAAYFHRFWEVDDPMQKQTQSQLFGRNLIIVGACLVMFAFFTSAGDALRYTITGPAFTF from the coding sequence GTGAGCGACGCCGCAGGGATCATCCAGTTGGTCGGCCGGATCCTGTTTGCGGCCTACTTCATCTATTCCGGTGCGGGGTTCCACGTGCGTATGTCGAAGATGGCCGAGGACTACTCCCGCTCGACGGGCTTCCCCGTGGCGGGCATCGCCGGCTGGCCCACGGGGATCTGGCTGGTCGCCGGCGCGCTCTCGGTCGCGCTAGGCGTCTGGCCCGACATCGGCGCGCTGATGATCGCCGCGTTCGCCATCGTCGCGGCGGCGTACTTCCACCGCTTCTGGGAAGTCGACGATCCGATGCAGAAGCAGACCCAGTCGCAGCTGTTCGGGCGCAATCTCATCATCGTCGGTGCCTGCCTCGTGATGTTCGCGTTCTTCACATCGGCCGGCGACGCCCTTCGCTACACGATCACCGGCCCCGCGTTCACCTTCTGA
- a CDS encoding CBS domain-containing protein — protein MPTEGTNAQLPRAADVARKDVPTCGLGDRLGDVRDRVRSAGWKACVVVNEHSVVLGLLRERELESDASLAIEQAMRPGPSTFRTYVAIAEMTEYMTKHDLVNAPITTADGKLVGLLLREDAQRSTSEIQRSKGSER, from the coding sequence CTGCCGACCGAGGGGACGAACGCACAGCTCCCCAGAGCGGCCGACGTAGCCAGGAAGGACGTGCCCACGTGCGGGCTCGGCGACCGCCTCGGCGACGTGCGTGACCGCGTTCGGTCTGCGGGATGGAAGGCGTGTGTCGTGGTCAACGAGCACTCTGTTGTTCTGGGTCTGCTTCGCGAGAGGGAGCTCGAAAGCGATGCGAGTCTCGCTATCGAGCAAGCCATGCGGCCGGGACCAAGCACCTTCCGGACCTACGTTGCGATCGCGGAGATGACCGAGTACATGACCAAGCACGACCTCGTGAACGCGCCCATCACCACCGCGGATGGCAAGCTGGTCGGGCTACTCCTCAGGGAAGATGCCCAGCGCTCTACATCGGAGATCCAGCGGTCGAAGGGGAGCGAGAGATGA
- a CDS encoding Crp/Fnr family transcriptional regulator yields the protein MANDDLEELATRMSVRTYEPGTQLFAQGQSPNGVFIVRDGRVELVWRGPMRRRLIVQILHPGDVEGDIGIILSMPPPYSARALDVVDALVITPADLDRLLATRPQVSRRWLSSVAARLVHAQRRILQLQDRDVQGKVALLLLDEERDGAVELPQESLAALLAVRRQTVNSVLREFERAGLVRISYRLVRIEDRLGLEGVAGRPSTDAPGA from the coding sequence TTGGCGAACGACGATCTCGAGGAGCTCGCCACCCGTATGTCCGTACGGACGTATGAGCCCGGAACGCAGCTGTTCGCCCAGGGGCAGTCACCCAACGGTGTGTTCATCGTGCGCGACGGCCGCGTCGAGCTCGTATGGCGCGGCCCGATGCGTCGCCGGCTGATCGTGCAGATCCTTCACCCAGGGGACGTCGAGGGAGACATCGGCATCATCCTGTCGATGCCGCCCCCGTATTCCGCACGGGCTCTGGACGTGGTCGACGCTCTCGTGATCACGCCGGCCGACCTGGACCGACTCCTAGCGACGCGACCGCAGGTGTCTCGGAGGTGGCTTTCGAGCGTGGCAGCCCGTTTGGTGCACGCGCAACGGCGGATCCTTCAGCTCCAGGACCGTGACGTCCAAGGGAAGGTCGCCCTGCTCCTGCTCGACGAGGAGCGCGACGGCGCGGTGGAGCTTCCCCAGGAGTCGCTCGCGGCACTCCTCGCCGTTCGGCGGCAGACTGTGAACTCTGTGCTCCGCGAGTTCGAGCGCGCTGGCTTGGTGCGGATCTCCTACCGACTGGTGCGGATCGAGGATCGGCTAGGCCTCGAGGGGGTCGCCGGGCGTCCCTCCACGGATGCGCCGGGCGCTTGA
- a CDS encoding C2H2-type zinc finger protein: MANVCAKCGMEFDTPEQLREHERSEHGAATGGSRKAICPTCGMEFESQEELDAHAKSAHEA; encoded by the coding sequence ATGGCGAACGTCTGCGCCAAGTGCGGGATGGAGTTCGACACGCCGGAGCAGCTGCGGGAGCACGAGAGGTCCGAGCACGGCGCCGCCACAGGCGGTAGCCGCAAGGCCATCTGCCCCACGTGCGGCATGGAGTTCGAATCGCAGGAAGAGCTCGACGCGCACGCGAAGTCGGCGCACGAGGCGTGA
- a CDS encoding NAD(P)/FAD-dependent oxidoreductase: MGAFERDVVIVGGGHNGLACAAYLAKAGLDVVVVEKREVVGGAATTEEPWPGYRVSSASYVVSLMPPRIVRELDLKRHGYEVSIVTPDYFVPFPDGTSLTLWGDVSRDSAAIAAFSERDASAYVEFDRYFDHAARLLKDLMFVVPPNINVRELPKWAATAGKFRKWSGRDVHEVVRLFTMSAADFLDEWFEDERVKGALATQAIIGAWAGPMTPGSAYVLMHHWIGEIDGHAGAWGWVKGGMGGVSQAMARSAESAGAEIRTGAEVDRIAINASGRAVGVALLDGTLIRSQRIVSSAHPVTTYLSLIGTERLPGDVVRDVERYRTRSGSVKLNVALSELPEFPSWEHETSLHRGLVAISPSIEYLERAWDDAKYGRMSEHPYVEVVFPTAHEPKGLAPDGKHLMLGFAQYGPYDLAEGSWNDGGRDEFARRVFDGLGEYAPKLKDSIERVEVLAPKDIEDRFGLVGGNIMQGELTPDQLFGFRPITGYGDYRTPVGGMYLCGSGTHPGGGVMGIPGRNAASVVLRDHKRGEFVDRIKNIGR, translated from the coding sequence GTGGGCGCGTTCGAACGCGACGTCGTCATCGTGGGTGGAGGCCACAACGGCCTTGCTTGCGCAGCCTACCTTGCGAAGGCGGGGCTGGATGTCGTCGTCGTCGAGAAGCGCGAGGTGGTCGGCGGCGCCGCGACGACAGAAGAGCCGTGGCCCGGCTATCGCGTGTCGAGCGCGTCGTACGTCGTCTCGCTCATGCCGCCGCGGATCGTTCGGGAGCTGGACTTGAAGCGACACGGGTACGAGGTGTCGATCGTCACCCCCGACTACTTTGTCCCCTTCCCGGATGGAACGTCGCTCACCCTGTGGGGCGACGTGTCACGCGACTCAGCGGCCATCGCGGCCTTCTCCGAACGCGACGCGAGCGCGTACGTGGAATTCGATCGCTACTTCGATCATGCGGCCCGCCTGCTCAAGGACTTGATGTTCGTCGTGCCGCCGAACATCAACGTCCGTGAGCTGCCCAAGTGGGCCGCCACCGCCGGCAAGTTCCGCAAGTGGAGCGGGCGAGACGTCCACGAGGTCGTCCGGCTGTTCACGATGAGCGCGGCGGACTTTCTCGACGAGTGGTTCGAGGACGAACGTGTGAAGGGCGCATTGGCGACGCAGGCCATCATCGGCGCGTGGGCCGGACCGATGACGCCGGGATCAGCGTACGTGCTGATGCACCACTGGATCGGCGAGATCGACGGGCACGCCGGGGCGTGGGGATGGGTGAAGGGCGGCATGGGCGGCGTCTCGCAGGCGATGGCGCGCTCCGCCGAGTCCGCCGGCGCGGAGATCCGTACCGGCGCCGAGGTCGACCGCATCGCGATCAACGCCAGCGGCCGAGCCGTCGGCGTCGCTCTCTTGGACGGAACCCTGATCCGCTCGCAACGCATCGTGTCGTCGGCGCATCCGGTCACGACGTACCTGTCCTTGATCGGTACGGAACGACTTCCCGGCGACGTCGTTCGTGACGTCGAGCGCTATCGGACGCGCTCGGGCTCGGTGAAGCTGAACGTCGCGCTCTCGGAGCTGCCGGAGTTCCCGAGCTGGGAGCACGAGACGAGCCTGCACCGAGGACTCGTGGCGATCTCTCCGTCGATCGAGTACCTGGAACGGGCATGGGACGACGCGAAGTACGGACGGATGAGCGAGCACCCGTACGTCGAAGTGGTCTTCCCGACCGCCCACGAGCCGAAGGGACTCGCTCCCGACGGAAAGCACCTGATGCTCGGGTTCGCCCAGTACGGGCCGTACGACCTCGCCGAGGGATCGTGGAACGACGGCGGCCGAGACGAGTTCGCCCGACGAGTCTTCGATGGACTCGGTGAGTACGCGCCGAAGCTGAAGGACTCGATCGAACGGGTCGAGGTGCTCGCGCCGAAGGACATCGAGGACCGGTTCGGACTCGTCGGCGGCAACATCATGCAGGGCGAGCTCACGCCCGATCAGCTCTTCGGGTTCCGACCGATCACGGGATATGGCGACTACCGAACGCCGGTCGGCGGCATGTACCTGTGCGGTTCGGGGACGCACCCGGGCGGCGGCGTGATGGGCATTCCGGGCCGGAACGCAGCGAGCGTGGTGCTGCGCGATCACAAACGCGGTGAGTTCGTCGACCGCATCAAGAACATCGGACGCTGA
- a CDS encoding amidase, whose product MLAELADAVRSRRVSAFELVTESLARIERRNPALNAVTLVRGEQALEEARVLDERGADGSLAGVPLLVKDSTDAAGLVTTFGSRTMLDRLPAERSEITVERMLDAGAVIVGRTNIPEFAFEGWTWNDVYGVTGNPWGLEWSPGGSSGGSGAALAAGLAPIATGTDGGGSIRTPASFCGLVGLKPTAGLIGRRPIPSWLDVSTQGPMGVSVADVKLLLDVMRGPVEGDPTAAATWTPAGGMPSRVFAVPRTWDWGPLPAEVEGPYRLALESVEHDLGLPVEELTPPALFPTAIANGGQPARDWYVTVIVEELHWLGREWVQEHLDEFSAPFRGEMEDALTTPIDRYMAARHRRYDYASDLDRLLGGDAVLVCPTHGYQGWMADGMLPGTNEPVGSEGYNTSEFNMSGHPSLAIPAGMCSNGLPFGLEVNGPRWRDDMVLAFADAWERKRPWPLSAPGYEPFPVP is encoded by the coding sequence ATGCTTGCCGAGCTCGCGGACGCGGTTCGCTCTCGGCGCGTCTCGGCGTTCGAGCTCGTAACCGAGTCGCTGGCACGCATCGAGCGCCGCAATCCTGCTTTGAATGCCGTCACCCTCGTCCGCGGCGAGCAGGCGCTCGAGGAAGCACGGGTCCTCGACGAGCGAGGCGCGGACGGATCGCTCGCCGGCGTCCCGCTCCTCGTCAAGGACAGCACGGACGCTGCGGGTCTCGTGACGACGTTCGGATCGCGAACGATGCTCGACCGTCTTCCCGCCGAACGCAGCGAGATCACCGTGGAGCGGATGCTCGACGCCGGAGCGGTCATCGTGGGCCGAACGAACATTCCGGAGTTCGCGTTCGAGGGGTGGACGTGGAACGACGTGTACGGCGTGACCGGGAACCCATGGGGGCTCGAATGGTCGCCCGGCGGATCGTCGGGCGGGTCGGGTGCGGCACTCGCGGCCGGACTCGCGCCGATCGCCACGGGGACCGACGGCGGCGGGTCGATCCGGACGCCCGCGTCGTTCTGCGGCCTCGTGGGCCTGAAGCCGACGGCTGGTCTGATCGGGCGCCGTCCGATCCCGTCGTGGCTCGACGTGTCCACGCAGGGCCCGATGGGAGTCTCGGTCGCGGACGTCAAATTGCTGCTCGACGTGATGCGCGGGCCGGTCGAGGGCGACCCGACCGCCGCGGCCACCTGGACGCCTGCCGGCGGGATGCCGAGCCGAGTCTTCGCGGTGCCGCGGACGTGGGACTGGGGGCCGCTACCCGCGGAGGTCGAGGGGCCCTACCGGCTGGCCCTCGAGTCCGTCGAGCATGACCTCGGGCTTCCCGTCGAGGAGCTCACGCCGCCGGCCCTGTTCCCCACGGCGATCGCCAACGGCGGCCAGCCGGCGCGAGACTGGTACGTCACCGTCATCGTCGAGGAGCTCCACTGGCTGGGGCGCGAATGGGTGCAGGAGCACTTGGACGAGTTCAGCGCGCCGTTCCGCGGCGAGATGGAGGACGCGCTCACGACGCCGATCGATCGGTACATGGCGGCGCGCCACCGACGGTACGACTACGCCAGCGACCTCGATCGCCTGCTCGGCGGCGACGCCGTCCTTGTCTGTCCGACGCACGGGTACCAGGGATGGATGGCCGACGGGATGCTTCCGGGCACGAACGAGCCCGTCGGGTCAGAGGGCTACAACACCAGCGAGTTCAACATGAGCGGTCACCCGTCGCTCGCGATCCCCGCGGGGATGTGCTCGAACGGCCTCCCGTTCGGCCTCGAGGTGAACGGGCCGCGCTGGCGCGACGACATGGTCCTCGCGTTCGCCGATGCGTGGGAGCGCAAACGGCCCTGGCCCCTCTCGGCCCCGGGGTACGAGCCCTTCCCGGTCCCGTAG
- a CDS encoding rhodanese-like domain-containing protein yields MPSEIDREDVQRLVAEGAQLVEVLPPSEYQEDHLPGAINIPLRLVDAQAKEILDRDRPVVVYCWDSA; encoded by the coding sequence GTGCCGAGTGAGATCGACCGCGAAGATGTTCAACGCCTCGTCGCAGAGGGCGCGCAGCTCGTCGAGGTCTTGCCGCCTTCGGAGTACCAGGAAGACCATCTGCCCGGAGCGATCAACATCCCCCTGAGGCTCGTCGATGCGCAGGCCAAGGAGATCCTCGATCGGGATCGCCCGGTGGTCGTGTACTGCTGGGACTCGGCCTGA
- a CDS encoding ectoine synthase produces MIVRQTSQVEGTRADARGDGWRSLRMLTRTDGMGFTITHTTVEEGFRAELQYRNHLEACLCLEGALEIHNLDTGERHVVRPGTVYALDRHDKHTVSALERATLVCVFAPALVGDETHDESGGYPAAE; encoded by the coding sequence GTGATCGTTCGACAGACATCTCAGGTCGAAGGGACCAGAGCCGATGCGCGGGGCGACGGTTGGCGCAGCCTTCGCATGCTCACGCGCACCGACGGCATGGGCTTCACGATCACGCACACCACGGTCGAGGAGGGATTTCGCGCCGAGCTCCAGTACCGCAACCATCTGGAGGCGTGTCTCTGCCTGGAGGGTGCGCTCGAGATCCACAACCTCGACACCGGCGAGCGGCACGTCGTCCGACCCGGCACGGTCTACGCGCTCGACCGTCACGACAAGCACACGGTGAGCGCGCTCGAGAGAGCGACGCTCGTCTGCGTGTTCGCCCCGGCACTGGTCGGCGACGAGACGCACGACGAGTCCGGCGGGTACCCCGCCGCCGAGTGA